CGGGGAGGATCTCGTCGAGGACCTCCTTCTCGGCCTCGAGAAGCTCCTGTTTTTCCTTCTCCACCGTCTCGTGGAGCTCTTCCCGGTCGACCTCGGCGCCGCCCTCCCGCAGCTCCTTCTCGTGCTGCTCGAGCCGCTCGCGGATCTCGCGCGTACGCTCGCGGATTTTCGACCGGAACTCCTCGGTCTTCGCCCGAAGTTCCTCGTCGGAGAGGGCCGCGATCCGTTCCTCGAGGGCGTTGATCTCCCGGACGACGGGCCAGAGCCGTTTGAGCTCCCGGTCGTTCTTCGTCCCGACGATCTTCTTGACCAGGTTCAGCATCCTTCGCGTGTCATGCTGCCCAGAGCTCGGTCGAAGATCAAGCCGACGTCAGCGTTCGACACGCACCGCGGAATCGACGGCCGACCCGAGAAACCTCCGGCCCACCTCGACGAAGCGGTCCGGGGCGTCCGTGACGAAAAAACTCGCGCTGCCTCGCCCCTCGCGCCGCAGCAGGTCCTCGCGCCGCAAAAGATCCCGCAGAGCCCGGGCGGTGGCTTTCGCGGAATCGACGAGCGCCACCCCTTCGCCCACGACGCGCTGGATGAGACTTCGGAGCAGCGGGTAGTGCGTGCACCCGAGGATCAACGTGTCGATCCCGCTGCGAGAGAGGCTTTCGAGGTAAACCCGAGCGGCGAGCCGTGCCACGTCGTTGTCCGTCCAGCCTTCTTCGGCGAGCGGCACGAAGAGAGGGCAAGCGCGGCTGTAGACCTCCACCCGGGGATCGAGCGCCTGGAGTGCCCGCGTGTAAGTTCCGCTCGCGATCGTGGCTTCCGTCGCGATGACGCCGATCCTCCGGTTTTTCGTCCGCTCGAGTGCCTCCCGCACCCCGGGCTCGATCACGCCCAGCACCGGAACGGGAAGCCGCTCGGCCAGCTCCTCGAGCGCCACGGCGGAGACCGTGTTGCAAGCCACGACGAGCACCTTGACGCCGCGCTCGAGGAGGAACTCCGCGTTCTCGAAGGCGTAGCGCCGAACGGTCTCGGCCGACTTCGTGCCGTACGGCGTACGGCCCGTGTCGCCGAAGTAGAGGAGGTTCTCGTTCGGGAGGAGGCGCCGGATTTCGTGGACCACCGTGAGCCCCCCGATGCCGGAATCGAAGACGCCGACCGCGGCGTCGCGGGCCGGGGAGGGACGCCGCCGCCTTACCACCGCGCCCCCGCGGCCAGCCTCCGCCCGAGCTCGCGGTCGGTGGGAACCCCGCCGAACACCTGCTCCCAGACGAGAGGAGTTTCCATGCAAAGATAGAGCGGCAGGTCGTGCCGCCACGAACGAAGGGCACCGAGGAGCGTCCGGTACATGCGGACCCGCAGCCCCCGCCACACGCGGAGTTTTCCGTCCCTTTCGGGGACGAGTTCGCCGGCGAGAAGCGAGCTGCGGTGCCTTTGCCGGACGGCGGCCCGAAGCGCCGGCGTCATCCGCAGAGAGCCGAGACTCACCCAGGCCACGCACGCGGGGTCGATCTCCGACCGCAGGAGGTCGAGTACGCGGCCGTAGCCCTCTTCCCAGCCCGGGTACTCCACGAGGGGATCGAAGTGAAAAGCGACGCGGTATCCGGCCCGGACCACGCGGCGGGCAGCCTGCACACGCTCTTCCAAAGATGCCGTGCCGTGCTCTTCTCGGGCGACGATCTCGGGCGGATTGACCGACCACGAGACCACGACGCGCGGCGTGCCCCCGAGCCGCAAAAGCCCCTCGACGGCGGCGCTCTTCGTCTTGAGCTCGAGCACGGCTCCCTTCCGCTCGGCGAAAAAGGGGACGAGAATCGACGTGAGTTCCGTCCACGGGTCGAGCGCGAGGCTGTCCACGAGCTCGCCGGTGCCGATTCGGAACTCCCGGTCCGGCTGCCGCCGCAGGACCGCTTCGACTTCTGCGAGGGCGTCTTCGGGGTTCGTGTAGACCTTGAGCGCGGGGTTGTTGCGCAAGTAAGCCTGGAGAAAACAGTAGCTGCAGTCCATCGGGCAGTTCGACCCGAGGTGGAGGACGAGGTAGTTGCAGCACACGAGCCCGCCGGTACCCGCGGGGCAGTGCTCGAGAAACGAGCCGCGGTGACGCAAGAGCACGAGCCGGCGCTTCCCGCGGCCGAAGGCGTCGGGCCCGGGGGTGGGCTCGGCCTCCGAGGGGTCGTCGAAAACCCTGGGCTCGAGCCAGGGGAGATGGCGCCGGACGGCGCGGGCGATCCGGGTGCCTTCTTCGCCGCGCTGGACCCAGAGCTCCTCGATCGCCGGTCGGACGTGGCCGCTCATTCGGGAAGCTCCCGCAAAGACTCGAAAACCTTCGACCACCGGCCGTCCGCGAGCGCAGCTTCGAGCGAGCGCACCGCACGGGAAAGAGCCGCGGCGTCGCTCGCCCGGATTTCCAGCGTCAGCTCGGCGTCCCGCAGGTACTCGGGCAACCGGACGCGCACGTGGGGAGGAAGGCCCAGGTCGCGCAGGGCCGCCCGGATCCTTTCCTCGCACGCCGCGAGCCGCGGGAACCGGAGCTTGCGCAGGACCGCCCGCAGCGACCGAAGGGCCTCGTTTCTCGCAGGGCGCCCTTCCCACGCCTCGCGGACCTCGGCCCGCTCGAGAACGTCGGCCACCGTCCCGCCTTCCCGCAGCGCGATCTCCTCGGCCCACTCGGCCACGTCGCGCCAGTGGTTCGGCCCGAGCCGCAAAGCCGAAGCCACCCGCCAGAGGGCCCCGGCGTCGCGCGCTTGCATGCCGAGCCAACGCTCGAGGAGCGAGTCCGGGTAGGCCCGCGCCCGAGCGAACTCCCGGATCCTCGCGCCGAGTTCGGCCGCGCCGTCTTTCTCCGGACGCTCCCGAGTCATCCCGTTCCGGAAAGAAGGGCTTCGCCCGCACCCTCTCCCGCCTCGGAGACACGAGCCGCACCGAGCCGTGCCAGTGCGCGGTAGCGCTCGGCTTCCTCCACCCGGCCTCGCTTCTCCGCCCCGGCGGCCAGGATCCCGCACTTCCGTTCCAGGACCTCGCGGACCGCCCGGCGGTGTGCGGGCGGCAGAGGGGGCTCCCGCAAAAGAAGCTTGAGGAGCGCCACCACCCGAAAACGGTCCATTCCCCAGAAGCGCCGCGAGAGCTGATCCGGATGGCCCCCGCGCTTCACCACCAGCGGCTCGCGGACGAGCCCGAGACGTTCCTCGCACCCTAGGCGCAGCCAGAGGTCGTAGTCCTCGCAAGCGGGAAGCGATTCGTCGAACCCGCCGAGCCGCTCGAAGAGCGCGCGATCGAGCAGGACGGCCGACGGACTCACGAGGCAACGGTGAAGGCTCGGAAAGAAGATGTCGCCGTCCGGCTTCGCGTGGTACTTCCGGGGCTCGACGCGCACCCCGTTCCGGTACCAGATCTCCTCGGTCTGGCAGGCCCGCAGCTCCGGGTGGCGATCGAGATACTCGAGCTGGCGTTCGAGCTTGCGGGGAAGCCAGAGGTCGTCCGAGTCGAGAAACGCGACCCAGCGGCTTCGCACCGAGCGGACACCGAGGTTGCGGGCCGCGGCCACGCCCCGGGGCGGCGTGGAAACGACGCGAATCGCGTCGCCGAACTCCCGCCGCAGATGCTCCGCGGTGCCGTCGGCCGACCCGTCGTCCACGACCACGATTTCGTCGGGCTTCCGGGTCTGACGGAGGACCGAGACGACCGCTTCCGCGACCATCTCGCGCCGATCTCGAGTGGGGATCACCACGCCTACCATCGTCTCGGCTCCGTTTACCGCCCGCCCCGACCTCCTTCAACCCGCCCCGGACCGGGAGAACCCTCGGTTGACTCCTCCCGCGGAGAAAGCTAGCAGCCCCGACGAGCGCAGCGAGCCGTGACCTCTCCCCCGAACATAAGGCCGGCCGAGGGTCGGCTGGGCGTCCTCCTCCCGGGACTCGGCGCGGTCGCGACGACGTTCATCGCGGGCGTCTACGCCGTACTCCGGGGGCTCGGACGACCCGTCGGCTCCCTCACCCAGCTCGGCACGATCCGCCTCGGGAAGAGGACCGAGGGGCGCACGCCCAAGATTTCGGAGTTCGTGCCTCTCGCGAAACTCGAGGATTTCGTGTTCGGGGCCTGGGACATTTTCCCCGACGACGCCTACGAAGCCGCGTGCAAGGCCGGGGTCCTCGACCGCTCGCTCCTCGAGAAACTCGAACCGGAATTGAGGCAGATCCGGCCCATGCCGGCGGTCTTCGACCGAGCGTACGTCCGCCGGCTCGACGGGCCCCACCGGAAACGAGAGACCTCGAA
This Candidatus Binatia bacterium DNA region includes the following protein-coding sequences:
- the murI gene encoding glutamate racemase yields the protein MVRRRRPSPARDAAVGVFDSGIGGLTVVHEIRRLLPNENLLYFGDTGRTPYGTKSAETVRRYAFENAEFLLERGVKVLVVACNTVSAVALEELAERLPVPVLGVIEPGVREALERTKNRRIGVIATEATIASGTYTRALQALDPRVEVYSRACPLFVPLAEEGWTDNDVARLAARVYLESLSRSGIDTLILGCTHYPLLRSLIQRVVGEGVALVDSAKATARALRDLLRREDLLRREGRGSASFFVTDAPDRFVEVGRRFLGSAVDSAVRVER
- a CDS encoding glycosyl transferase, yielding MVGVVIPTRDRREMVAEAVVSVLRQTRKPDEIVVVDDGSADGTAEHLRREFGDAIRVVSTPPRGVAAARNLGVRSVRSRWVAFLDSDDLWLPRKLERQLEYLDRHPELRACQTEEIWYRNGVRVEPRKYHAKPDGDIFFPSLHRCLVSPSAVLLDRALFERLGGFDESLPACEDYDLWLRLGCEERLGLVREPLVVKRGGHPDQLSRRFWGMDRFRVVALLKLLLREPPLPPAHRRAVREVLERKCGILAAGAEKRGRVEEAERYRALARLGAARVSEAGEGAGEALLSGTG